A genomic stretch from Nitrososphaerales archaeon includes:
- a CDS encoding DUF1616 domain-containing protein → MVQRQVEQVEQQKLLQRMVIKLIEKQGYTKVKDLVAALEQLDRSLKFEEIRDAIKDLKRDNKIILLESRVESSFLQYIRNLSANLFLWLTISVTLLTLATVYLIPDAASWAILRIVIGGMLVLFIPGYTVSQLLFTTRDMDIIERIALSVGFSFAIVPLIGLMLNYSPWGVTLVPVVAAVSVFSISLAFISTYKIFLLRKRRA, encoded by the coding sequence ATGGTTCAACGTCAGGTAGAACAGGTAGAACAGCAGAAATTACTTCAGCGAATGGTAATTAAGCTTATAGAGAAGCAGGGCTATACGAAGGTTAAGGATTTGGTAGCAGCATTGGAACAGTTAGATAGATCGCTGAAATTTGAAGAAATCCGTGATGCAATAAAGGATTTGAAACGTGACAATAAAATCATATTGCTAGAATCAAGGGTAGAAAGTTCATTCTTGCAGTACATAAGAAATCTTTCTGCAAATTTGTTCCTCTGGTTAACAATAAGTGTCACATTGTTAACCTTAGCAACAGTTTATTTGATACCCGACGCCGCATCCTGGGCTATACTTCGAATCGTTATTGGTGGGATGCTCGTATTGTTCATACCAGGATATACTGTGAGCCAACTCCTATTTACAACAAGGGATATGGACATCATTGAACGCATTGCGTTGAGCGTAGGATTTAGTTTTGCAATAGTACCACTTATCGGGTTAATGCTTAACTACAGTCCTTGGGGAGTTACGCTTGTACCAGTCGTTGCAGCCGTGAGCGTATTCAGCATTTCACTTGCCTTCATATCTACGTACAAAATCTTCCTGCTCCGGAAACGTAGAGCTTGA
- a CDS encoding glycosyltransferase, translated as MNLFDPIWFAPLLLMVIVYGTYGTLALVFGDSKKSVARKNKLYRPYISIVIPSYNEEKIIRTKLENTLEVSYPKDRQEIIVVDSSSDGTPEVVSEYARRCNYLRLIHEERREGVATALNKAYSTAVGDIVVRTDCDSLLDENAILEIVSNFADPFVGAVAGKIIVLNKEKKELRYRTIQQRIQMAESRMDSTFIIHGPFCAFRRELIKQIDPRSMADDTEVALEIRKQGYRVIYDHQAEYYEASPENFAERLELKSRRAQGLIKLLLNNIRMCFNPRFSIYGMIVFPMNFFMLIVSPVLMLVIPSLFVADLLLTRSFVIIDSLALAFLALTVLLRKKKTVSSIWAFIELQYAQLVALKNIVIGNDQSVWQKQESIRKYYVTR; from the coding sequence ATGAATCTATTCGATCCCATCTGGTTTGCGCCATTGTTACTTATGGTAATAGTTTATGGGACATACGGTACTCTGGCACTGGTATTTGGCGACAGCAAAAAGTCCGTAGCTAGAAAGAACAAACTATACAGACCATACATCTCAATAGTGATTCCTTCCTATAACGAAGAAAAGATAATTCGTACAAAGTTAGAAAATACGCTAGAAGTATCGTATCCGAAGGATAGACAAGAGATAATTGTGGTCGATTCATCCTCGGATGGCACACCAGAAGTAGTGTCTGAATACGCTAGACGATGCAACTACCTTAGACTGATCCATGAAGAAAGAAGAGAAGGGGTAGCAACTGCTCTAAACAAGGCATATTCTACAGCTGTTGGTGATATTGTAGTCCGTACAGACTGTGACAGTCTATTAGATGAGAACGCTATTTTGGAGATAGTGTCCAATTTCGCAGATCCATTTGTTGGGGCTGTAGCCGGTAAAATCATTGTATTAAACAAGGAAAAGAAAGAACTAAGGTATCGCACCATACAACAAAGAATTCAGATGGCAGAATCAAGAATGGACTCTACTTTTATAATTCATGGACCCTTTTGCGCATTCAGAAGAGAATTGATAAAACAAATAGATCCAAGATCTATGGCTGACGATACCGAAGTAGCGCTAGAGATACGAAAGCAGGGATATAGAGTGATTTATGACCATCAAGCGGAATATTATGAAGCGAGTCCAGAAAACTTTGCAGAAAGATTAGAACTCAAAAGTCGAAGAGCTCAGGGTTTGATCAAATTGTTATTGAATAACATAAGAATGTGCTTTAATCCAAGATTCTCCATTTATGGTATGATCGTATTTCCTATGAATTTTTTCATGTTAATAGTATCTCCAGTACTGATGCTTGTAATTCCTTCGCTCTTTGTTGCTGACCTGTTATTAACTAGATCATTTGTTATTATTGATTCACTAGCATTGGCATTTCTTGCATTAACGGTACTACTCCGCAAAAAGAAGACGGTATCGAGCATATGGGCATTTATTGAACTGCAATACGCGCAGCTTGTGGCGTTGAAGAATATAGTTATTGGAAATGATCAATCCGTATGGCAAAAACAAGAAAGCATAAGGAAGTACTACGTGACTCGATGA
- a CDS encoding alkaline phosphatase family protein: MKKKLVLFGIDGATFSIIDTYREQLPTFNYVINNGARGNLLSTVPAVTVAAWTSMFTGVNPGKHGITDFILKRDRKFVLATSHYRMVDTVWQMMSKRGLRVMVVNEPATYPPDAINGVMTTGLMTPPGANYVYPQELKNDIDRAAGGYWTDLPLEYYHTVNKDDNKAYSMIEEFANKTAKVGNYLARNYEWDVLAVIFVSTDKIQHTLWHRPTYVAKHYMQIDNILKGYLDIANGENANLLITSDHGFGPLQKTFYINTWLSRAGLQKRKTTLMTLLSRMGMTPSNIAFILKKLHIYGFVLRNLIKTDLIVDVAFQYDRPIDLINSVAFAKAEGIFINMDNRSDYAKTRELIIKQLEGLMDNGTPVVKKVYRREEVINGKYTERAPDILFILNDGYCPTYYSDGLDSQYIGNDRGGYKGGTANTGIHRPEGIFMAYGPDIRKCEIDAETRVWDIAPTMLHLMGLPVPAYMDGHVLKNVFKSNSNLAGREIVETMNEVDRIKMKLQELKFSR, encoded by the coding sequence ATGAAAAAGAAATTAGTGCTATTCGGCATTGATGGAGCCACTTTTTCTATCATAGATACGTATAGGGAACAACTTCCTACATTCAATTACGTCATTAACAATGGCGCACGTGGAAATTTGCTGTCTACGGTCCCTGCTGTAACTGTTGCTGCTTGGACCAGCATGTTTACCGGAGTGAATCCAGGGAAACACGGTATAACGGATTTCATATTGAAGAGAGATCGAAAGTTTGTTCTTGCAACCTCGCATTACAGAATGGTTGATACGGTTTGGCAGATGATGAGCAAACGTGGTTTGAGAGTAATGGTTGTCAACGAACCTGCTACTTACCCTCCAGATGCTATTAATGGCGTAATGACAACCGGATTGATGACACCACCGGGTGCTAATTACGTATATCCTCAGGAATTAAAGAATGACATAGATAGAGCTGCAGGTGGCTATTGGACAGATCTTCCTCTGGAATACTATCACACAGTAAACAAGGATGACAACAAGGCGTATTCTATGATAGAGGAGTTTGCAAACAAGACAGCAAAGGTTGGCAACTACCTTGCACGAAATTACGAGTGGGACGTGTTGGCAGTCATATTCGTTTCAACAGACAAGATCCAGCACACGCTTTGGCACAGGCCCACGTATGTAGCTAAACATTATATGCAAATTGATAACATATTGAAGGGCTACTTAGACATAGCTAATGGAGAAAATGCCAACTTGCTTATAACTTCAGATCATGGATTTGGACCTCTACAAAAGACCTTTTACATCAACACTTGGCTAAGCAGAGCTGGTTTACAGAAGCGTAAAACCACGCTTATGACACTACTGTCAAGAATGGGCATGACGCCGTCGAACATTGCCTTCATACTAAAGAAGTTACATATTTACGGATTTGTCTTAAGAAATCTTATCAAGACCGACCTAATTGTAGATGTGGCGTTCCAGTACGATAGACCAATAGATTTGATCAATTCAGTCGCATTTGCCAAAGCTGAAGGCATTTTCATAAATATGGATAATCGCTCTGACTATGCAAAGACACGAGAGCTTATAATTAAACAACTAGAAGGCTTAATGGATAATGGCACCCCAGTGGTTAAAAAAGTCTATAGACGGGAGGAAGTTATAAATGGCAAATACACTGAAAGGGCACCTGATATTCTATTTATATTAAACGATGGTTATTGTCCGACATACTATTCTGATGGTCTAGACTCGCAGTACATAGGTAATGACAGAGGTGGCTACAAGGGGGGCACTGCTAACACCGGCATTCACAGACCAGAGGGCATATTCATGGCCTACGGACCTGATATACGAAAATGTGAAATTGATGCAGAAACGAGAGTATGGGATATTGCTCCAACGATGCTGCACTTAATGGGTCTACCCGTACCTGCCTACATGGACGGCCATGTACTGAAGAACGTTTTCAAATCAAACAGCAATTTAGCAGGAAGGGAGATCGTTGAGACTATGAATGAAGTAGATAGAATCAAGATGAAATTGCAGGAACTGAAATTCTCACGATAG
- a CDS encoding alkaline phosphatase family protein, with protein MKKKTILFGIDGATWYLIDKFVEEDSLPTMKYVLKNGAKGTLVSTFPTETMAAWTSIFTGVNPGKHGMPDFRLRINGGIEIAESRYRMVETVWQILSRKGLRSIVINDPVTYPPDAIKGIMTTGLMTPPHMNYVYPPQLRNEIDNIVGGYMCEPPPSFYEKAIKAKPEAYAMLEEVATKQACTALHLAKNYEWDVLAPIFTTSDRLQHVFFSNIDYLRKHYELLDGFMKQFLDIAQDENANLLITSDHGFGPVNKAFYINTWLSKNGFQKVKKSAVRSMLLSRGLTVYKLMELVGKLHLTNVALKLYRLSPKIVASLPLDTYEENQTDYNESQAFSTAYQGIYLNGNLTGEDYEHVRDAIMSKLNGVTDNGTCIIEKLYKREEVVWGPFSDRAPDIFVVTKVGYAMSTHLNPNIFDKLTNRGVTISGSHRLEGIFAAYGSDIKKNVNLNTVNTWDIAPTILHMHEIPVPQYMDGRALVEMFRDDSELARSVIRERADERYRIRERLRSISQG; from the coding sequence ATGAAGAAGAAAACAATTCTCTTTGGCATTGATGGCGCCACCTGGTATCTGATTGATAAATTTGTTGAGGAAGATTCTTTGCCAACTATGAAATATGTGTTGAAGAATGGAGCAAAGGGTACTCTTGTATCAACTTTTCCAACTGAAACTATGGCTGCATGGACAAGCATATTCACAGGAGTTAACCCAGGAAAGCATGGAATGCCTGACTTTAGGTTGAGAATCAATGGCGGTATTGAGATTGCAGAGTCAAGGTACAGGATGGTTGAAACTGTTTGGCAGATTTTGAGCAGGAAGGGATTGCGCTCAATAGTCATAAACGATCCAGTTACTTACCCTCCTGATGCAATTAAGGGTATAATGACTACAGGACTGATGACACCTCCGCATATGAACTACGTATATCCGCCTCAGTTGAGGAATGAAATCGACAACATTGTTGGTGGCTATATGTGCGAACCGCCTCCTAGCTTTTATGAGAAGGCTATCAAAGCAAAGCCCGAAGCATATGCCATGTTAGAGGAGGTGGCAACCAAGCAGGCATGTACGGCGTTGCACCTAGCCAAGAACTATGAATGGGATGTACTTGCTCCAATATTTACAACAAGTGATAGACTCCAACATGTATTCTTCTCCAATATAGATTATCTAAGGAAGCACTATGAACTTCTGGATGGATTCATGAAGCAGTTTCTGGATATTGCGCAAGATGAAAACGCTAATTTATTGATAACCTCAGATCACGGCTTTGGACCAGTCAACAAGGCATTCTATATCAACACATGGCTAAGCAAGAACGGCTTTCAGAAGGTTAAGAAAAGTGCTGTCCGCTCAATGCTACTTTCTCGTGGACTAACCGTGTACAAGCTCATGGAATTGGTAGGAAAGTTGCACCTTACCAATGTTGCACTTAAACTATATAGATTAAGCCCCAAAATTGTTGCATCACTACCTCTAGACACTTATGAAGAGAATCAGACAGACTACAATGAATCACAGGCATTTAGTACAGCATACCAAGGAATTTATTTGAATGGAAATCTTACAGGAGAAGATTATGAGCATGTTAGAGACGCTATAATGAGCAAACTCAACGGTGTAACCGATAACGGTACTTGCATAATAGAAAAGTTATACAAACGAGAAGAGGTTGTTTGGGGACCTTTTAGCGACAGGGCTCCTGATATCTTTGTAGTTACGAAGGTGGGGTACGCCATGTCAACTCATTTAAACCCAAATATTTTTGACAAACTTACCAACCGCGGTGTAACGATATCCGGATCACACAGACTTGAGGGTATATTTGCAGCATATGGTTCCGATATTAAGAAGAACGTGAATCTGAACACAGTTAATACTTGGGACATAGCACCTACCATACTGCATATGCATGAAATACCAGTACCTCAGTACATGGATGGGAGAGCTCTTGTAGAAATGTTTAGAGATGATAGTGAATTGGCCAGAAGTGTCATACGGGAGAGAGCAGATGAAAGATACAGAATTAGGGAAAGGCTAAGATCGATTAGTCAAGGTTAA
- a CDS encoding oligosaccharide flippase family protein, with translation MTDRTFDRLARGSYYLILTNFTNLAIGAIFWIIMAKIVDPASVGQAMVVIALATGVIGFTGYGVQVTISKYISEYNARNMKGMSRKVLKLGISLALGVSGIAGLSIALLSGHIAQVAFNNPSLSNLLTFAAIIYIPSQTLIAALAGAFQGSQKMHLTFITYLVYEITRLTLAVALVLEGLSSFGILIGFCIGSVAASLLGYLYLLPKAVPKTNEGTKVDKGSVHILKFSGLNYFSVGMRTLSAQIGVLVLGTQSFEWAAFYGISVLIANVVGGILVAVSRAILPTASEEWTRGKKDEFMKVFNTAIRISLLISGFGFLIFMIDPGYVLGILSKSYIEASSALRILVISSIINAIGLIMISLLNAADRAAVVAKIGLLSSSCIIVLTFVLSPMMGLDGAAVSMLVGSSLGLLLAIVMLRKEERVTISINSVVKPALSISVGLFVGFMLFALLHNIIIAIAIASLSYALFSLGYRATNHNEIKRLLAIVLRTMKT, from the coding sequence TTGACAGATAGAACATTTGACAGGCTTGCTAGAGGATCATACTATCTCATCCTAACCAACTTTACAAACCTAGCCATAGGAGCTATTTTCTGGATTATAATGGCAAAGATAGTTGATCCTGCGTCTGTAGGTCAAGCTATGGTCGTAATTGCTCTTGCGACCGGTGTAATTGGATTTACCGGGTATGGAGTTCAAGTTACAATCTCCAAGTATATTTCAGAGTATAATGCCAGAAACATGAAAGGAATGTCAAGGAAAGTGCTGAAACTCGGAATTTCTTTAGCACTTGGTGTAAGTGGCATAGCCGGATTGTCCATAGCTTTACTATCAGGACATATAGCACAGGTTGCCTTCAACAATCCATCCCTTTCTAATCTACTGACCTTCGCTGCGATCATATACATACCATCGCAGACTCTAATAGCAGCTCTAGCAGGTGCATTCCAAGGATCTCAAAAAATGCATCTCACTTTTATCACATATTTGGTCTATGAAATTACTAGATTGACCCTTGCTGTGGCATTGGTTCTAGAAGGATTAAGTAGTTTCGGCATACTCATCGGTTTCTGCATAGGATCCGTGGCTGCGTCATTATTAGGATATTTGTACTTGCTTCCTAAAGCAGTTCCCAAAACTAATGAGGGAACTAAAGTGGATAAAGGCTCAGTACATATCCTCAAATTCTCTGGACTAAACTACTTCTCGGTAGGAATGAGGACTCTTAGTGCTCAGATTGGTGTATTGGTTCTGGGAACACAGAGCTTTGAATGGGCAGCATTCTATGGTATATCAGTTCTAATAGCCAATGTTGTAGGTGGCATCTTGGTTGCCGTGTCTAGAGCCATATTACCAACTGCATCAGAGGAATGGACAAGAGGAAAGAAGGATGAATTCATGAAAGTGTTCAACACGGCCATAAGAATATCGCTACTCATAAGCGGTTTTGGATTTCTTATATTCATGATCGACCCAGGTTACGTATTGGGTATACTATCGAAATCTTACATAGAAGCATCTTCAGCATTGAGAATACTGGTGATATCATCAATAATTAATGCGATAGGTCTGATAATGATTTCACTTCTAAATGCAGCAGATAGAGCTGCTGTTGTTGCCAAGATTGGGTTGCTATCGTCCTCATGCATAATAGTACTGACCTTCGTTCTATCGCCAATGATGGGCCTTGATGGTGCTGCTGTGAGCATGCTCGTCGGCTCATCATTAGGTTTACTTTTAGCAATAGTTATGCTCAGGAAGGAAGAGAGAGTGACCATCTCTATCAATAGCGTGGTTAAACCTGCCCTTTCAATATCAGTAGGGCTATTTGTGGGCTTTATGTTGTTTGCTTTACTACACAACATAATAATCGCTATAGCGATAGCAAGTCTCTCCTATGCACTTTTTTCACTAGGGTATCGCGCAACAAACCACAACGAAATAAAGCGATTACTCGCTATAGTACTACGTACAATGAAAACATAA
- a CDS encoding alkaline phosphatase family protein, with translation MRKKVILFGIDGGTWTILDRYIKQGYMPNMGFLQEHGVKGILMSTFPRQTLPAWSSIFTGVNPGKHGLVGFPGHTELNGKISSITFRSAEIKSIWQILSERGMRSIVVNDPVSYVPEKINGIMVTGLLTLFKSNYVYPPELVEEIKKLVGEYMFELPLHFYTLVRTNKEKAYSMIEEFDKKIATISLSFARNYEWDILAPIFTSTDRLQHFFWYDEEYMVRLYKRIDSMLGDFVNLASNEQAAVIVLSDHGFGPYDKAFFINTWLNKAGYLKTKKNVPLSMLASLGLTRNRMVKTLNKLHLFNFVRNIAVKKGLDELGRFYDKQIDYRRSLAYAISNYGIYINDKLSNSERQRVIDSIIEGLYEVTDNGSRVIRKVHKRDEVLWGAHVDRAPDLFVDTSEGYELLHYSSVGLFGKPADLSKGLTLRTGSHRPEGIFLAYGSDIRAGSKLEQPIHTWDITPTILHMLGLAIPGHMDGRVIHEIFAEGSEPNRRAVSIDRQSESMKVKKRIKILKSGKFES, from the coding sequence ATGAGAAAAAAGGTAATTCTGTTCGGCATTGACGGTGGCACATGGACAATACTTGACAGGTATATCAAACAGGGCTACATGCCAAATATGGGTTTCCTTCAGGAGCATGGTGTAAAGGGCATTTTAATGTCTACATTCCCAAGACAAACGCTTCCTGCGTGGAGTAGTATCTTCACAGGAGTAAATCCAGGAAAACACGGCCTTGTCGGTTTTCCTGGGCATACGGAACTTAATGGAAAGATTTCTTCAATAACTTTTCGTAGTGCAGAAATCAAGTCTATATGGCAAATTTTAAGCGAAAGAGGTATGAGGTCTATAGTTGTAAACGATCCAGTTAGTTACGTGCCAGAGAAAATAAATGGAATAATGGTGACTGGTCTACTTACTTTATTTAAATCAAACTACGTGTATCCCCCTGAACTTGTTGAAGAGATAAAAAAACTTGTAGGAGAATATATGTTTGAACTACCACTGCACTTCTATACGCTGGTAAGAACGAACAAGGAAAAAGCGTATAGTATGATAGAGGAATTTGATAAAAAAATAGCCACTATATCATTGTCCTTTGCGCGTAACTATGAATGGGATATATTGGCTCCGATATTTACCTCAACAGATCGATTGCAACATTTCTTCTGGTATGATGAAGAATATATGGTAAGACTATACAAACGCATAGACTCTATGTTAGGTGACTTTGTCAATTTAGCATCTAATGAGCAGGCTGCCGTGATAGTTTTGTCTGATCATGGCTTTGGGCCTTACGATAAAGCATTTTTCATAAATACTTGGCTTAACAAGGCTGGATATCTAAAAACAAAGAAAAATGTTCCCTTATCGATGCTTGCATCGCTAGGTTTAACACGTAACCGCATGGTGAAAACGTTAAACAAGTTGCATCTTTTTAATTTCGTACGTAACATTGCAGTAAAGAAAGGGCTTGATGAGCTGGGACGCTTTTATGATAAGCAGATTGATTATAGGCGGTCATTAGCATATGCAATATCGAATTATGGTATCTACATCAATGATAAGCTCAGTAATTCTGAGCGTCAAAGGGTTATAGACTCTATAATAGAAGGCTTGTATGAAGTGACAGATAACGGTTCGAGGGTAATACGAAAGGTGCACAAGAGAGACGAGGTATTGTGGGGGGCTCATGTGGATAGAGCGCCTGATCTATTCGTTGATACAAGCGAGGGGTATGAGCTGTTACACTATTCCTCTGTAGGATTGTTCGGGAAACCAGCAGATTTATCCAAAGGGCTAACACTGAGAACTGGGTCTCATAGACCCGAAGGAATATTTTTGGCATACGGATCCGACATTCGTGCCGGTTCTAAACTTGAGCAACCAATTCATACTTGGGATATTACACCTACTATACTTCACATGTTAGGGCTGGCCATACCGGGTCATATGGATGGAAGAGTTATACATGAAATTTTTGCAGAGGGGAGTGAACCAAATCGAAGGGCTGTGTCAATTGATAGGCAAAGTGAAAGCATGAAGGTCAAAAAACGAATAAAAATATTGAAAAGTGGAAAATTTGAATCGTGA
- a CDS encoding CRTAC1 family protein, with product MSPKSNSKEDIKQQRIRFSDISEISNITARKFLSWGNPTVVDFDNDGYQDIVIQAHYNAPAFYRNNGDGTFSDILDKTNIPLRSSKGTNIDRHGFAWGDYNNDGVLDLYITQGACKGTCAGEKRDELFANDGTGSFLDITDTTGATNSLGRGRSAYWVDYNNDGFLDLFVLNLQSPSVLYHNNGDGTFADVTGQAGLQHVGGWNNSWADYDGDGYMDLLVSGSKIMLFKNNGDGTFTDVTTISGLKGNTTGRGIAWGDYNNDGYIDIFVTRENKDRPNMLFKNNGDGTFTDVTKEANVARKGSHKTAIWGDYNNDGWLDLYIVDIGNISGQIQPNLLYHNNGDGTFTNVAKQVGVAADNISGIHGTAAWGDLNNDGFLDLILKNGDGIRSTLAKGPVIIYKNHGNDNHWLEIKLVGQASNRLAIGASVIIETNDRMQYRQLNGGGGGELFSQGYAPLHFGLGSSTTIDSITIKWPSGLIQQIVNVPADQLITIYEPIED from the coding sequence ATGAGCCCTAAGTCTAACAGCAAAGAGGACATCAAGCAACAACGTATAAGATTCTCAGACATATCCGAAATATCAAACATTACAGCACGAAAATTTCTGAGCTGGGGTAATCCTACTGTTGTAGATTTTGATAATGATGGCTATCAGGATATTGTCATACAAGCTCATTATAACGCACCAGCATTCTATCGTAATAATGGAGATGGAACTTTTAGTGATATTCTTGACAAGACGAATATACCGTTACGTTCTTCAAAGGGAACTAACATAGACAGACATGGTTTCGCATGGGGTGATTATAACAACGATGGTGTTCTAGACCTTTATATCACGCAGGGTGCCTGTAAGGGTACATGTGCAGGAGAAAAACGAGACGAGTTGTTTGCTAACGATGGTACTGGCAGTTTTCTGGATATAACCGACACCACAGGTGCTACTAACTCTCTAGGGCGGGGGAGAAGTGCTTATTGGGTTGATTACAACAACGACGGTTTTCTTGATTTGTTTGTACTAAATTTACAGTCCCCTAGCGTCTTGTATCATAACAATGGGGATGGAACATTTGCTGACGTAACTGGTCAAGCGGGATTACAGCATGTTGGTGGTTGGAACAATTCTTGGGCCGACTATGACGGTGACGGTTACATGGATCTGCTGGTATCCGGTTCAAAGATCATGCTTTTCAAAAACAATGGAGACGGGACATTTACAGACGTGACAACCATATCGGGTTTGAAAGGTAACACAACGGGTAGAGGAATTGCATGGGGTGACTATAACAACGATGGTTACATTGACATCTTCGTTACCAGAGAAAACAAAGACAGGCCAAACATGCTTTTCAAAAACAATGGAGATGGGACATTTACAGACGTGACAAAGGAGGCAAATGTCGCACGTAAAGGTAGTCATAAAACAGCTATCTGGGGTGATTATAACAACGATGGTTGGTTAGATCTTTACATAGTTGATATAGGAAATATTTCGGGGCAGATACAGCCTAATTTGCTATACCACAACAACGGTGATGGTACATTTACGAATGTGGCTAAACAAGTGGGAGTTGCAGCAGATAACATATCAGGTATACATGGCACTGCTGCGTGGGGGGATCTCAATAATGACGGTTTCCTAGATCTCATTCTTAAGAACGGAGATGGAATCCGTAGTACTTTGGCGAAAGGACCTGTTATCATCTATAAGAACCACGGAAATGATAATCACTGGTTGGAGATTAAGTTAGTAGGTCAGGCAAGTAATAGACTGGCAATTGGTGCAAGCGTGATCATAGAAACAAACGATCGCATGCAGTACAGACAGCTTAACGGCGGTGGAGGCGGTGAATTATTTTCACAAGGTTACGCACCACTGCATTTCGGTTTAGGGTCAAGTACTACAATAGATTCCATCACTATAAAATGGCCAAGTGGTCTAATACAACAAATTGTGAACGTTCCCGCTGATCAGTTAATAACAATCTACGAACCTATTGAGGATTAA